AGCAAATCCATAAAATTGAAATCATTCGAACTGtaaaaaaattacgatattttcattaaaatttatttaaattttattattctttgaTCAGTTTTACTATTGTTAGCTACTACTCACTAGAAAAGTGCTTAAAATTTAGCTCACTCGTTCATATCTATCGCTtgtcttattatttatttaatttcagaaggtttattttgtttcctttgtttttatttcgcaTTCTATACTAATTTACTCACTCACTGCATAGCACAATTTAAAGTGtaaaacaaagtttatttttaattttaaacaaacaatagcaattcgttaaaaatagatttttacatAGTAATggggaaaaactaaaaaataaattttttgttagaaatagggttcctaatttcacTGACGTTTTCTATTCCCagcaaatattaataaaaatctctTCATTCAATGGATTTTTGTAATACTAAATTAACCCAAAAACcagaaaaatgtttcaaataatCGATGAAATAAcggtaaatttcaataattaatttattttttaaatttgtttgtaatttatttttattaagtgGCACTGCTTGATAGGTGCACAGACTGAATACTCCATTtaatgacttctgtaggagttgccatgatgaagacgaggatgagacgattgaacatctcctctgcCTTTGCCCTGCCTTAGCAGGCACTCGGACTGAGACAATAGGTAGTCCATTTTTGGacggcctagcggatctatctactctgGATGTCAGGAAGATAGAATCGTTCATTCGTGCGacaggttggttcggcattgaatccagttctgacatgtgaaggacctcTTGAGGTCCTGAGCATGGTCTTttagggtaacacaaagggaccaattaatggacccaagtgagctggttgatactagctgcctttataacctaacctTTTATTAAGTGTCTgtgataaatattcaattaataaatcagatgtttcaaaaattataaaaatattcgtGATAATGGTATTAATTAAgtgtactttccagtaaaaattatccagtaactttaatttagagcgtaaaaatacattaacgctcaatctaaaaaaatatcaaaaaagtacgcgaacaacaatttgtaaaaataagttgtattttattataaatcaatttaaaaagtttgttttgtgttattttacttcttttctttacaaaacttgtaaattgtattaattttcaacattttagttttgtttacatttgcaacaatatgttttaaacatattttttatgttgatatttttatactggaaacaaaatttccagtaaaaaatatcatgttctctatatATCCaatgataatttgtacaaattattacaaactaGTTGACaggcccggcttcgcccggtagcatttactaatgatatttcttcaagtttctccaacccacataaaccttcctgttcttatttatttgcaaataaaatatctaaatttgtactgcatactttagggagctttgttattacagttgactggactcaaaaaaaattacgagttttacccggaattttttattttttttctttacaaaccatctcctgaagaTTTCGAATCCAATAAAATCAGCCAAaccgctccagccgttctcacgtgatatATAGATTATCAAGcacgcgaacacaactattgTAAACACTCAACATTTGGGTGGAAGagagtttaaaaattttccaaaaatgacGAGAGCTtatcaataatctaaaattgataattattTCTCGAActgttagtcgcagggcaaagtccgcgactttttgaatttccaagAATTAACAAGCATCCCTCAGTTGACTTCTGTGCAAATTTGAACAAGCATCGCCATTTAtgtgtcgattatggatggcaacctaacttcagttgcgttgtcaTAGGGCAACCACAAATTTCTGGTTGACATTTGTCAACAGAAAATTATGCTGCCAGTTGCCATCTGTAATACCATTTAGGCAACTGACAATgtaactgaagttcggttgccatccataatgaCCCATTAGTTTgagtttgacagccattgaaaATCCATGAATTTGGCTATGAAATGCTCCCTTTTCCGCCCTATTCATCGGATTTAGATCCGAGTTTCATGTTTTCAAACCTGAAGAAAAGTGTCACGGAAGGAGATTTGACTACAACGATTAAATGATTTCGATGACATCGACATATCTTATTTTTAGGAAGGGATAAAAGTGGACAAAGCGCTTGGAGCACAAAGGAGACATTTCgtaaataacatttaaactGGTTgagacagaaatggaatactgttttCTTTTCGGATGAATGCAAATACTATTTAAAAGGCAGTGATGAAAGATCATTTGTAAAACGGGAAAGAGACCGGACACAAATAAGACATTCAAATTTGGCGGTTGCAATATTATAGTGTGGGAGTGTTTTTCATCATAAAACTTACTATTACTGGAATCAGATacagattaattttaaacgataCGCTAAGGAAAATATGTATCTTGTTTCAAGCTTGCAACATGACAATGACTGTAACCCAGTGTTTACAATCCAATAAGTTACGTGATTTGAAGTTgtctgcccaatcgccagatcttaATACCATAGAAAACCTATTCAAAATCGTAGTTCGCAAAttgcaatatataaatataaggaAATGACTAAAGGGTCcagacatttttataaaaataaaacataagtttccattgtattcaaaactttttagttccattttcacaatgtctaGTTATTGTTTAACCTAAAGTCATAATAAAGTCTGTTGACAAAAACCTAATTTATGTGAATGTAttgccatgtattttgttattgttctcCCATATGTgtgaaatgaaagaaaatatcccttctatgtatttattctatgttaatataatataatttattttttttattaaatccacctactgaaaatttaattctacaggtttaaataaacatttttcggtttttgtcatacagataaaatagttttgtatgtgataaccgaatttatggatataatcgaattattcgattggcaATGTTTTATCTTTGCAGAAATaataagaagaaaacttattaaGAAATTTGCCGGTAATTTATAAACTAATTAACCGGAAAACCTAGTATTGTGAAAATTTatcattgaacaattttagtaaCTTATAATTActtgttcatatttatttttatattaatatttttccctattattgttgttttctatgaaattatctattttgattatttgtattgttgaaattaattattttattacttggctcattgtaaatttatttataaacgcGTATCTGTTTGTAAACttatttgtatgtaaataaccACATTTATCCATCACACAATTGTAACGTGTTTAGAGTAGGGGATTTAACAGtcacatttttatgaatgaatgcataaattaataaaatattatactaGCAATAACAGCGACAAATTGTTAATTCAATTGCAACCACATTTTGTAAGTGTTAGTAAGAAAAAAtccaagtttttataaaataattaggttttttttttgattgccAATTACTAATAAAGATTTTCGTAATTTTATAGCGAAATAAATGAGGTTtaactttaataataattttaaaaaagtacagtCGAAATTCTTCACAACGacttattttaagaattttttacttATACTCTATTATTGATCTCCATTTAAAATAGCAAatgcattttaatatttataaagctTGGATACGATTTCTttgtattttatacaaattctttattaattcTATTTAGATCATGTTAACTAAATGATATCtttctaataaattaaatatgattaaattttattcactTTATGTATCCTATCAATGATTTgaaagaattaattttaattccatgttcgaaatcaaaaaaaaattttatatcttaaCCTCTCCGTCAATGAATTCATtgtaattcataggcttaattcctttaTACTTCAAGAGTGCATTTACAATATGACTTTAAGTAATGACTTAAAGACATGTTTTTTTGTACTCGCAAATTGTGACGGCAAACAAAAAGGCACGATTTCAGATcaaaaacatatttgaaaaaaggCATCGTATAAATGCAAGGGGATTTTCGTAGGGGTTTTAAAAgagaattcattcctttgagaattcattattCATAGAATCAATTCCTTATTGAATAATTCAAATGTTCTTGAAtacaaatccattacaaaatacatagctttaaaaatgtcttcaattcttcaattcaaatctattacaaaaaggcttaagtcaatttatttcaattcattttgtaactgattaaagcaaaacaaacataatactgaatgaagaaacatattttaattaaatttgtatgaggtcaaaggttgaatgaattcgTTTATGAATTAAATCAATGATGATTGaattctattttaataaaagccttgaatgaagctaaataacTTGATGTTGTGAACGGATTTATGGAGTGAATGgctgacatttttaaattccaaattaaCTTTATTAgagaattaagctcaaattgaattaattaattttaagtactGTATcctatttatataataataatttaaatttacggaactaatattaataacaacagctaaataaaatatttatttctcttCTTTTAATTTTAGGTACCGAAGAATGTCCCGTAAGATCTGTCGTCAATCGTGTGGGCTCTCAACTACATAAAGCTCTTTCCGAAAAGGGTATGGCTCTCTTAGTCAATCATGGCATCTGTGATGAAAAGGTTAGTTAGTAACACTCTTAtggaattaagtttttttttaattatcctAAATATATTACTCTTTTAATGTAGTTGAAAACTGCTTGGGATCATTTAGATGATTTTGTCGATTTACCCACAGACGTTAAAGAACTTTATATACGTTCAGGTGATGATAATCATGGTTATGTTAGTCCCGGCCTAGAACGTTTTGATGGCAAAACACCAGAGTTACGTCATGCTTTTAATATCTGCACACTAAATGCCAAAAATCTGCCAGAAGAACCCTTGCCCGGTTTTGCGGATCATATATCGGTGTTGGCCGAAGATTTCAAAGCACTGTCGCGTTTTTTGCTACAAGCTTTAGCTCTATCACTGGACATACCACAGACATTTTTCCTGGAAAAACACTCACACATGTTGTCCGGTGACAATGATAATGAGACCACATTACGTTTGCTGTACTATCCACCTGTCATAGAAGATGATGAAGTTAGTAAAAACGAATTTCTCAAAGGTCGTTGCAAATACAGTTACCAGCGTTGTTTATCGGATCAGCCAGACTTTCGTCCAGAATACAATCCCCGCGATGAATACAATGAGGTCGATGGTGAAGATTCAAACGGTCTAAATGGCAACTTAAACTGCACAGAACGTCATTTGCCCAATGGCGCTGTAATACGTTGCGGTGCTCACACAGACTATGGTACATTTACATTATTGGCACAGGATTCTGAAGGTGGTCTAGAAGTTAAAATACCGGGTAGTGAAAAATGGCAAAGAGTTGGTCACTTACCGGGAgccattttaataaattgtggTGAAATATTATCGATATGGACCCAAAGTCGTTATCCTGCATTGGTAAGTTAAAGTTTGtaattacaaatattaaacaCTGAGATTAATAGAtgtaaattttagcaacatCGTGTA
The nucleotide sequence above comes from Calliphora vicina chromosome 1, idCalVici1.1, whole genome shotgun sequence. Encoded proteins:
- the LOC135964078 gene encoding 1-aminocyclopropane-1-carboxylate oxidase-like, whose protein sequence is MLKTKTNDDKVDTLLAKSVVPIIDLAHCGTEECPVRSVVNRVGSQLHKALSEKGMALLVNHGICDEKLKTAWDHLDDFVDLPTDVKELYIRSGDDNHGYVSPGLERFDGKTPELRHAFNICTLNAKNLPEEPLPGFADHISVLAEDFKALSRFLLQALALSLDIPQTFFLEKHSHMLSGDNDNETTLRLLYYPPVIEDDEVSKNEFLKGRCKYSYQRCLSDQPDFRPEYNPRDEYNEVDGEDSNGLNGNLNCTERHLPNGAVIRCGAHTDYGTFTLLAQDSEGGLEVKIPGSEKWQRVGHLPGAILINCGEILSIWTQSRYPALQHRVVVPEQEHIRTRGRHSIAFFCHPDNLTMISPNDLPLPSDGQDITCKKTRKKSFKAAKEKVYNAYQLIQKRFRDTYHNSSQ